ATTATTTATAGACAAGTTTTCGGTAACTATAGCATAGGGGAAACACCCGTTCCCATTCCGAACACGGAAGTTAAGCCCTATAGCGCCGATGGTATTATGCGGGTAGCTGCATGAGAGAGTAGGTCGTTACCGGATTTATTTACCCCGAATAATAAGTTTAAAATCTTATAAGTTATTCGGGGTATTTTTTTATTTATTAACGATATTAATGTACACTGCAAATTTATGGTTTTTAATAGCTTCGAACCCGTAAATTTTTTATTTTCCCATAATAGTTTTTTTTTAATCACGGTATTTCTCTTATTTATCGGGTTATCGATCGGAAGTTTTTTGAATGTGGTTATATTCAGGCTTCCCGTTAAATTATCGATTATATACCCGCCTTCAAAATGTCCTGATTGCGGTTCAAAAATTAAATTTTATGATAATATTCCTGTTTTAAGTTATATAATTTTGTCTGGAAAATGCAGAAAGTGTGGTCATAAGATTTCCCCCGTTTATCCAATGGTAGAATTATTAACGGCCTTAATTTTTTATTCGTTATTTATAAAATATTTTTATAATGCTTATTTTTTTTATAAAATTAACATATTAAATATCGATTACTTTAAGGATTATCTGTGGGCGCGGCTTGATTATTTTATTACGTATAGTATTTTTGTATTTATTCTGATTCCCATCGCCTTTATCGATTTATTCCATCAAATAATACCGGATATTTTGAATGTTTTAACGATTATTTTGGGATTTGTTTTAAATATTCTATTGCTTCATAAATCCTTTTTGTTTCCATTATACGGTTTTCTGGGGGCAGGGTTATTTTTTTATTTCATAGCTTTTTTTTATGAAATTATTAAAAAAAGGGAAGGGTTGGGGGGCGGCGATATAAAGTTAATCGCAGGAATAGGCTCGTTCATTGGACTTCCTGGAGCCATATTTACAATTTTTGCAGGCTCTGTTTTTGCTTTGATAGGATTTTTTATTGCCTTCATATTTTTTAATTCTTATAGTAATAAAAAAATACCGTTTGGTCCATTTTTATCGTTAGCCGCGGTTTTGTACGCATTTTACGGTCGCAACCTGTTAAATTTATATATCGGTTTAATAAAAAAATAAAAATGTAAAAAATTGACAAATTCTTTTTAATATGTAAAAATAAAAGGGTTACGGCGGTAATGAATATCTATTAATTAAATTTTAATTAAATTAAGAGGCTTATTATGAATACGGCTTTTCAAAAAAAATCAATTAGAATGGCAATATTTTTCATTTTTTCCATTTTTGTATCGATGCTTTTGCTTGCGAAAAGCGCAGATGCCTCTGTTAAAATAGGTATTCTCCCCTATAAAATAATTTCTACGCATTACGGAAGGTACTCTTATATAAAAGACAGTATTCCCGTCATATTGGCTTCAAATTTATCCTCAAGCGGCATTTCTGTCTCAAGAAATTCCGATATAAATGATTTTATTACGAAAAATCATATAACCTCTTTTTCAACCGGCAATCTTTTAAAAATTTCGGAACATTTTGATTTAAAATATTTAGTTTTTGGAAGGGTAATTAAAATCGGGAATGTCTTTGATATTACAACAAATGTATTCAATCCTTCCGAAAAGGCGGTGGTTTACAGGCATTCCATTCAGGTTTCAGGCTCAAAATTTATAATAAATGATATAAGCGGATTATCTAAGGACATTAAAACAAAAATTGCGTCGCTGACATCTCAAGAAAAGGTTAAAAAACCGGAGGAACTTCAAGCGCCTTCCCCCGTCATCTCTTCTGCCCCTCCCGCTACAAGCAATATGTACATAAAAAGATTTAATCAAAATAGCAAAGGACTTTTAAGAACTCCGACAAAACATTATGTAATTCAAGCATTTAGCGCGGGCAAATTTTTAAATAAGGGCGCGCAGGTGGCCGTTGCCACAAGAAGCCGTGTTATACTGTACAACCTTTTAATAAACGGCGGTTTGAAAAAACTTACCCAATATAATCTATCATTGCGGTCGAATGCCATATATATCGGATTTTATAAAATATCAAAAAATAGAACGGCGATAGTGCTTACAAAGACAAAGCTGGGTATGGTAATATCGTATTTACTTGCCTATAATGACGGGAAACTTATTAAAATCACCCCAAATTATAATCTATTTTTAAGAGTAATGAGCCTTAAAAACCATAAAAAGGTGATAGTGGGGCAAAATCCTATATCGGTTGTTCCTTCCGGCAGGTACTTTAACGATTCGGTTATAGGCCAAAATACCTATCCGATCGGCCAATTTGGCGGCGATACTTATGTTTACAGATTTAATGAAAATAATAATACTTTAGTAAAAGCAGGTAATTTGCCGTTTTTTTCAGGCATAACTCTTTATGGCACGGCTTACGGCAATTTTATGGGGAACGGAAAAAAATATCTTTTAGCTTTATCTAATTCCGGAAACTTAATGATTATAAATGAAAAAGGAAAAACTGTCTATACGGGTTCAAAAACTTACGGTGGCTCACCCCTTCAGATTAAGGTTCCGTCCTTTGGCGGGGTTCGCAGTTCAAGCGTCACAGGTGGCTTAATTTACAATGTTCCCGCCCAAGTTAGCAAGTTTCATATTAATGGAAAAGACGGCATAGTCGTAATAAAGAACTATCGGCAGGGAGCTTTTATGCAGCATTTAAATTACTACACTAAAAACTCCGTTTATAGTTTAGTCTGGAATAATGTAAATTTTTATCCAATGTGGAAAATAAGGCCTGTTGCGGGATACAGTGCAGGATTTTCCATTTTTAAATTGAATAAAAAAACCTATCTGGCAAATGCGGTAGTCGAAAGTTCCGGTTCCATGTTTTCAAAACCGGAAAGTTATATAGCGATATATAAGCTGTCATCGTAATAAAAGTATTATTGTAATTTAAAGCATAATCTGATACAATAAAACCCTGCCGTTAAACAAACAACTTTAATAAGGTTATTTTAAGAAGGCGGTGTAGCTCAGCCGGTTAGAGCATACGGCTCATATCCGTAGTGTCCGGGGTTCAAGTCCCTGCACCGCCACCACTAAAAACTGCAGTAAATAAGCCGTTTGCGGGAATGCCGTTTCTATTGGCAATATCTAAAGTATATATGAGATAATTTAACGCAAATGCATTTAAAGCCCCAATTCTAATTTTAATGCTGTCATATTCGTGCATAGCCGCAACATTACTTGACATACGATTAGTAAAACACTTCTTTTTGTTATGTTCTTATGAAATAGAATATACTACATTTGTAGTTAAACCATTTTTGCCGTACAATAATTATACATTTATAAATCTGGGGTACGGTTTTTGATAACCTGCGCCGCCGTTTATCTTGTCAGTATCCTGCCTTCTTTTTTATCGTAAATAAATCTTTTTCCTAAAGGTGATAGGGGATAGCCTTTGTTATCGACCTTAATATTTTTAATAAATTTATTCTTTATATATTGTATTTTGCCGTTTATTATCCTTTTTTTTAAATATCCGCTCTTTGCCAATATCGATAGATTTTCTGGAAATCTGCCGTATTTTAACCTGTATAAAATCAATGCGGTATTTATTTCCTGAACATCTTCTTTATATGCGGCAATTTTGGCATATTTTGTAATCTTTAAATACTGATGAATCGAGATAACGACCAGAACGAAAACCATAATCAGCACAATAATATTTTCGAAAGAAGTTTCAGAGTTTTTATTTATAACGATATTCACAATAATATTGGTAAAAAATAAATTGTAATAAGTCTTAAAAAAATATAAAATTTATTTAAATTATAAATAGATATTATAAATTTTATGAGAAAGCAATGGTATTATTCCGCATTTTTTGCAATTATAATTATCCAATTTTTAATCGAATTGGGCTTAATTTTTATTAATTTTGACCTTCTATCGGCATATAATTCCATTAAAAAACAATATAACATAATAGGCGCGATAAATCCATTCGTATTAATATATAAAAATACGCTTAATGCCGTTTTTATCGGCTTATTTTTGGCTTCAATTTTATTGATTTTAACTTTATCGGCATTTATTTTAGCAGTAAGATTTAAAGATAATATATTTGATAATAATAACTATCTTGAAAATGAGGCTTTCACCGACGGTCTGACCGGCCTTTATAATAGAAGGTATTTTGACAGCTTTTATGAAAATATATTTGCCCAAAGTTATAGATACGACATCCCTCATTCTTTGATAATGTGCGATATAGATTACTTTAAGAAGATTAACGATACTTACGGCCACGATAAAGGCGATATTGTTTTAAAAGAGGTTTCGGATGTATTAAAAAACAATATAAGAAAATCGGATATTGCCGTGAGATTTGGCGGAGAGGAATTCATAGTGTGTTTGCCTTCCACCGACATCGCTAATGCCGTAGATGTTGCAAGGAAAATAAAACAAATGATTTCAAAGATTCGGACAAAAGACATAAAAAAGGTTACCATAAGCATGGGTGTTGCTTTTTATAAAAAAGAATTCGGAAATGAATCTAAAGATATGTTGAAACATCTCGATAATCTTTTATACGAAGCAAAAAATCGAGGCAGAAATCGGATAATATCGGGAGACCATCAAGGCAGTATTATAGAAGTCGAAGAAAATCCATGGGCAGATGAATAGGCAGGATATTTTAATAACGCACCGTTATTGATTAATTACAGGTGCGCATTTTATTGGTTGTTGCATAATAAATCATTAAACCTTACGGAGGAGTTTATGGCAAACCATTCTAATAACGGCGCAAGCTCAATAAATCCCGGACACGATATTCTCGAGGTTGGACAAAATAGGATGGAATTAGTGGATTTCAGGCTCTTTAGCGTGAATGAAAACGGAGAGGAAAAAGAGGGGGTTTATGGAATAAATGTAGCTAAGGTTATCGAAATTATTAAAATGCCGGCAGATATATCCGAGACTCCTAATACTTCCGAATTTGTGGAAGGAATGTTTAACCTTAGAGGGTCTGTTGTTCCCTTGGTCAATTTACCAAAATGGATGGGAATCGCCGAGCCTGAAGAATTAGACAGAAAAAATTTTAAGGTTATTATCACGGAATTTAATAGAGTTAAAGTCGGATTTGTTGTTCATGAGACCACAAAGATAAGGCGTGTCTCGTGGAACGATATAAGCGCCCCCGAATTATCGTCCGTAAGTTCCGAGGGTTCAAAGGTAACGGGAATTATAAAGGTTGAAAACGATGAGCTTTTACTTTTACTTGATTTTGAATCCATTGTCGATGAACTTGGCTTTTACAGCAAGGAAAACAAAGAGATAGACATTGAAAAAAGGGAATACGATGAGGATAAAACCATACTTATTATCGACGACTCATCATCGGCAAGGAAAATAATTAACAATGCTTTAATAAAAGAGGGGTTTAAGACGGTTACGACTTTCAACGGTAAAGCCGCTCTTGACGCTGTCTATGAGGATAAATATAAATTTGATGCCATTATATGCGATGTCGAGATGCCGGTGATGGACGGCTACACTTTTACAAAAACTATGAAGTCTGACGATAAATATAAAAGTATTCCTATAATAATGCATAGTTCTTTAAGCGGAGCCGAGAATTCGACAAAAGGAATAAGTGCTGGGGCAGATTTTTATGTCGTTAAATTTGACCCTATCGAATTTATTAATACATTAAAAAAAGCGTTAGGATAATTTATTTTTATTGCAATAATTTTATGAAAATGTTAAATAATAAAAGATGTTAAGTTTGTAAAAAAAGGAGGTGAAAAATAAATTGAAGAAACTATCTTTGTTTTTAGTTATGCTTTTGGCTTTCGCTGTAATGCCGTCAAGTTCCTTTGCTATGAATAAATCAAAGGTTGCGGCGAAACCTGCTCCTAAGAAGGTTGTAGTAAAAAAGGCCGTCAAATCGTTACCGGTTGCAACAATCAAAGCTGCTCAGCAGGCGCTTTCCAAAGACGGGCTATATAAAGGGAAAATCGATGGAATGATCGGACCTATGACCACAAACGCGGTCAAAGCCTTTCAGAAGAAAGAAGGATTAAAGGTTGACGGGATTATCGGTCCTAAAACCCTTAAAGCCTTAGGTGTAAAATAAGTTTTTTTAATCTGTCTTCCCCGGTTTAACCAACCGGGGGATATCCTTTCTTTAAGTTCAACAAGCCAAATTAAATCATGCAAAGCTATAGCTGTGCCGTATGCCAAACAAAACATTCTTTATAACGGGGATAGATACAAATATCGGAAAGACCTTCGTCAGCCTGCTGTTACTCCTTGCTTTTCAGCAAAAAGGCTTAAACGCGGGGTATATGAAGCCGGTTGAAACAGGGGTTAAAATTAATAAAGCCGGTTCAAAAAATTACTTAGACGGACGCCGTTTGAAAGATGAAGGCGGGCTTTTGGCAAACCTTGAAATTATTACGCCCTACACCTTTCAATCTCCTTTATCTCCCTATGCCGCATCAAAGATTGAAGATAAGACAATATGTATAAAAGAAATACTTTTCAAATTTTATGAATTAAACAGGATGTATGATTATATGATCGTCGAAGGGGCGGGCGGGATGCTTGTTCCTTTAAAAAAGAACCATTTTGTGATAGATATTGCAAGGTATATAGATGCGGGTGTAATTCTGGTAACGAAAGCCGGACTGGGAATGATAAACCATACTTTGTTAAACATAGAATATGCAAAAAGCCATGAGATTAAAATATCGGGGATAATTATCAATAATGCCTTAAATGAAAATGACGAAAGTGTTTTATCCAACAAAAAAACATTATTGGAATATACCGATGTCCCTATTTTAGGAGATATTCCCTATCTGCGAACAGAAAAAGATTTAAATTTAAAAAATAGGGATTTACTTAAAGAATTAGCCTCTAAATATATAGACATCGAAAATATTTTAGGGTAAAATATATTTAATATCAAAGGAGGATGCAAAAAGCCGATATGAAATTTGAATTTTCAGAGAGATTAAACAAACTTCCGGTGTATCTTTTTGCCGAGATAGATAAATTAAAAGCTCAGGTGAAGGCAAGGGGAGTCGATATAATAAGCTTTGGTATCGGAGACCCCGATCTTTCCACGCCTAAAACAATTGTGGATATATTAAAAAAGGAAAGCGGGATAGACATTAATCAAAAATATCCTTCATATGAAGGGCTTTTAAAGTTTAGGGAATCGGTAGCAAACTGGTATAATAAAAAGTTTGGCGTTTCATTGGACCCTGAGACGGAAGTTTTGTCGTTAATCGGTTCCAAAGAAGGCATAGGGCATCTTCCCTTAGCGTTCATAAATCCCGGCGATGTTGTTTTGGTGCCGGACCCTGGTTATCCCGTCTATAAGGCAGGCACGATTTTTGCCGGAGGCATTCCCTACATAATGTCCCTTAGAGAGGATAACGACTTTTTACCGGATTTTTCCGATATCCCGCCTGATGTTTTAAAAAAAGCAAAATTAATGTTTTTAAATTATCCCAATAATCCGACTTCCGCAAGAGCTGACAGGCATTTTTTTAACGAGATCGTAAAATTTGCCAAAGAAAACGATATAATTGTTGCCCATGATTTTGCGTATTCGGAGGTTTACACGGGAGAAAGGGGAAATGATTCGTTTTTAAGCGCTCACGGAGCTAAAGACATAGGAATAGAGTTTCATTCCCTTTCAAAAACATTTAATATGACTGGATTCAGGATAGGGTTTGCAGTTGGAAACAAAGATATACTTCACGGACTTGGAGCCGTTAAAACAAACCTTGATTCAGGGGTTTTTCAAGCGATACAATTAGCAGGCGCTTACGGGCTCGATAACGAGCTTGATACGATAAGAGATAATAACATTATATATAGAAAAAGAAGAGAAATTTTGGTTGCGGGGCTGGAAGAACTCGGCTACGAAGTATATAAATCCGATGCGACATTTTATGTATGGGCGCATGTCCCAAGGACAGGTATGACCTCTAAAGAATTTGCAATATCTTTATTGAACGAAACGGGCATCATCATAACCCCCGGTTCAGGCTTTGGAGATTTTGGCGAGGGTTATGTCAGATTTTCTTTAACCATCAATGAAGACCGCATTAGAGAGGCATTACTTCGCATGGGCCTATAGATCTGATAGATAAATCTGTGGATAAAAATGGGTAGCAGAAATGCATATTATGATATTTACCTCGGTTTTGGGAGCAATGTAGGCAACTTAGAAAATAATCTGCTTAACGCGGTGTTTCTTATACGGAAAGAAATAACAAATATTAATATTATAAGTTCATCCAATATTTATTTATCTTCGCCGGTGGGAAATGCGAAATTGAAAATCAGTGCGGCTCATCAGCCTGATTTTTTGAATTGCGTGATTTTATATAGAATGACAGGGGCAAATCAAAATCTTTATAAAACATATAAGGATTTTGGAAAGCAGCTTCTTTTCAAATTAAAAAATATTGAAAAAGATTTGGGCAGAAAAAAAGAGGCAGTTAGATATTCGCCGAGAGTTATCGATATCGATATACTCTTTATTTATGATAATTATAACCGAAAAACAATAAAACTAAACTTACAGGAGCTCAAATTACCTCATCCAGAAATCAAAAATCGCAAATTTGTACTTTTGCCGCTATTAGATTTGTGCGGTAATTTAAAAAATATAAAAGAAGCTTTGATAAAAATAGATAAAACCGATGCAGGGCTTTTTCAAAAAATAACCCCTTATGGCTGTTTTAATAAAAACTTTACAAAAATTTTGAAATTCTAAGCTAACGGGCTACAAGCTTCTCTTCGCAAAAAACTTTATGGGGAAGGTCTTCATTGTATATCGATATAAGTCCTCTTTTTATCTCCATAATTTGCGGTTCTTTCGACCCAAATCTTTCGATTAAGAATTTAGCCGCCTCTTGAGGCTTTATTAGATTTCCGCAGGTAAATATATCGATAGCGGCGTAATCATATTCAGGCCATGTATGTATAGAAAGATGAGACTCCGCAATTATTACCATTCCGCTTATTCCAAACGGGTTAAATTCGTGAAACTTATATTCCACAATGGTAGCTTTTGCTTCCGTAGCCGCATCTAACAGGGCAGTTTCCACAAAATCAAGGTCTCCAAGGATATTTTTCCTGCAATTTTTAAGCTCTAAAAGTAAATGCGTTCCTAAGGAATTCATTTTACTTTACCTCCTTCTTAAAATTAAAATAAAGACACGATTTTTTATTATATTTCATATAGATAAAATTGCAAGAAAAATTTTAATAATTTTTAATATTTTTTTATTTATTTACTAATAAAATATTATTTACTACTCCATTTGAATTTCCATAAAAGCTAAATATTTTATGAACTTTGTTAGTCGTCTTGCCGGTGGATATTTCATACAAATCCTTTTGGAATATTCCACGTTTTAAGTAATTTTTAATGAAAAAAATATTTCCTTTTATATTCCCGGTAAAATTTCCTATCAAGCCTTTAAAATTCGTTATATTTAATATCGATAAATTATTTTTTGCATTCTTTCTGATTTCTATTAAATCGTTTAAGAAATCGTTATCATAATATGAATGCTTAAGAATAAATATAGACCCGTCGTTTTCTACAAGAAAAGGCATCGTACCGTAAAAATGGCCTTTAAATGAATATATTGTTTTAATACCCTTGCTTTTAATTTTATTATTCGCCTTTATGCTTTTATATCCAAGCATTTTAATATAATTAACGACGCCGTTCCCGGAAGGCGTTAAACCGCTCATCCATAAATTGCCATGACTATCGAATGTTAAATAGGATGAATAAAAATTGAGTTTTATTTTGCGGGCGGGATATGTCTTGATTCTGCCGTTAATAAAGCTAAAGGTGTTTTCTTCGAGATAGTCTTTAAGCTTGCCGTGCTTATACTGATATAAAATAAACCAAATCTTATTTCTGTTGACCGCTATATTGCTCAGTATTCCTTCATTTTTATGTCTTACGGTTGAAGCCATTTGTATATTGCCGGGGTTATTTAACATAAAACAATAAACGCTTCTGTCGAATGTACCTTCGAGCGATTTAGTATCGGAGAAAAAAATTAATTTATTTCTTAACTTTCTGCCTCTGCCTCTACCTATACTAATAAAATTAATATTAGAGGCATAATTAATATCGGTCGTTAAAATAGTTTTATCGTTTACTTTGTTTCTTTTTGAATAAAAAAGCCTGATATAGGCTAACGGCACGCCGTTGTAAGCATAACTGTGTTCAACATATAACAGCTTAAATTTTCTGCTTATCTGTTTTAATTGTTTGAGTTTTAATTTTAGATGAAATTTTTTTGGCCTTAGCTTTTCATTATATGCAGGTTTTTCGCCTATATATTTCTTGACAATAATCAAAGAACCGTAGCTCAATTTTTTCCATGCCGCATAGGAATTTATTATTGGAAGTTCTACGCATCCCATGCTTTGATTAACGCCGTAAATCCCCCTTGGAAAACCGTGCAGCGCTTCGCCGCCGTTAAAATAATTTACGAACGGGATATCCGTGTCGTCGTATTTTGTTTTCCATGGGGTAGTTCCGCTCATATTTGTAGTGAAAAATTTCAGGTATATCGGAAAAACTCCATCATTTGTCGGCGCTTCGGTAATCCCTGTATTTGCTAAAGAAGTAAAGATAATATTCCCGTTTCTCCAGATACTTATAGTTTCCGGAAAATTTTTATTGACTATCGTATAGTATATTCCCCAATAATTAATACCGCTTTTTTTCAGATAATCTTTTATTAAAACTTTCCATAATGATTTATTTATCGCGCCCGTTACTATAAGTCTTTGTTCATACTGAAAATTCATAACGGCGCTTTTAATCAGGGTATTAAAATAACCGGGTTTCCATTTAGATTTTACTTCAACAGGGATATTTTTATATTTCCATTTCCAAATAAATTTTACTTTTTTGTGTTTTTCTTTAATAACGCAATTTAACGGCAGATAGCCCAACTTAGAAAGGATATAATCGGCCAATAATACATCTTTTCCGTAATTTCCGTAATAAATAGCATGAAAGTCCCGAAGGGACTTCACAAGACCGCGGGCAGAAAGCGAAGCGGCCGCATTGTAATCTTTATTCGAAACTTTGTCTTCTTTTTCAGGAGGTTTAAAGGATGGTCTTTGATTTTTTAAAACGGCGGCATTGATATACCGGAATTTAAGTATAAAGAAACCTAAAGAGCCGATGGCGATTAAAATAAAAAAAGTTATTAAAACTTTAAAAATTTTGTATTTTAACGGCATTTATCTTAATTATTTGTAACTTTTGTAAGTTAATTTATTAAGTTTTATATTGCATATATATACCTTTGTTCCATTTATATTTTAAAAACGCTGATGTTCTTAGATAGCAACGAGGCAAGTTTTGATAATTCTAATGCGCTCGTCTGTATTTGATCGGTGCTTGCCGATGTCGATTCCTGCGCCCTCAAGATTGAATCGCTTGAGGCGGAAATCTCTTCGGTGGCTGTTGACTGTTCTTCCGCAGCCGTTGCTATTTGCGTAATCATATCCTTCAGTTTATTTGTAAGCTCCCTTATAGCTTCAATCCTTTCCCCTGCTTTTTTCGCAACCTCGACGCCGTTTCTTACCTCTTCTTTTCCGTTATTCATCGACTTTATGGCTTTTACGGTATCCTCCTGGATGGAGATTATCATTGTGGTAATTTCTTTTGTTGCTTTTGTGGTTCTTTCGGCTAATTTTCTGACTTCATCCGCCACAACCGCAAAACCTCTTCCCTGTTCTCCTGCTCTCGCAGCCTCTATTGCCGCATTTAAAGCCAATAGATTAGTTTGATCGGCTATTTCATCTATTACCGCGATAATTTCGCCTATTTTCTGCGATGAAACCCCCAGTTCTTCCATTACGGCTGCTGCCTTATCAACCGCCTTTTCAATTGAATTTATCTCTTTGATAACGCCCTGGACTGCATTATATCCCTCTTCGGTCGCTTTTTGCGTGCGGTCCGCTTCCTGTGCCCCGGAACTTGAATTTTTTGCAACTTCTAAGATAGCCATAGTTATTTGTTTTATGGATTCAACTATCGAAGAACTGTTTTGTTTCATATTTTCCATATTGCTTTTAAGCTCTTTCGAAGAATAATTAAGCTCTTCTCCCGAACTCGAAATGGAATCTACCGCATTGTTGATAGATTTGACATTAGCAGACAAAGATTCTACCAGGGTATTAACATGCCCAATGAGCCTTCCTATTTCGTTTTTGGGGTTTACGCAGGTTTTTATCTTGGACCTTAAATCTCCGTTGGCGACGTCTTCTATTTTTTTGATTGTAATTTCAAGTTCGTCTATTAAAAATCTTTTAAAATAATAGCTCACAGAAAGCAACGCTAACAATACTAAAAATGGGACAACTATGAACATATCCAATAAAAATTTAATTTTATTATTCATGCCGGAAGACATGGCGTACCGGTCAAAGTCAAGCAATTTAATAATAGCGTCCATCTTATCGTTAAAATAAGACGCTTTTAAATTTGGTCCAGCTTTAATAGGATTTTTTAAAAGTTCGATAACATGAGGTCTGTATTTTGCCATAATTTGCTTAAGTTCGTTCATTTTTACTTTAGCTTCGGGAGTTTTTAAAGCGGCAGGTCTTTTCAATAAACTCTTTTCCATTCCGAAAAGCTTTTTAAAATGTTCGCGTTGAAATCCTGAGTAAAAACCGTTTACGGCTATAACGTTGCTTTTTCTCGCCAATTTAATTTTATCTACCAGAATGTTTATTTTTTTATCGATAGATGCGGTATTATATTTTTTTTTCGTAAGTTTGGCCAATGCAATGCCGGATTTTCTCAGTTTGGTTAAGTATATTAAATTAATGGCATTTCTGTTAACCTTCAATAAAGAAATAGATACGGAGCCCAAAACAGCTTGAATATACGACCTGTTTTTGATTTTATTTAAGAAGCCGAGCAGGGAAAAATTTAAAATCAGAAAAACGATAAACATAACAATTGCCGCTATGTAAAGTCTTGATTTAAAAGTTGAAAACATAATTCCTCCAAAGGTATTAGTAATTATTGCTTATTCATTTTTCTTTTAAATATTTTTCTTTTCGGGTATTTTAATTCTTATAAACAGTAAAGGTCAATAAAAAAATAATATTAATTGAGCGCGGCGCTAATTTTAATTCCGCACCGCTTGCACCACTTGTAAAAACCATTGACATTAAACTTATTATATTATATAAATTTATATTATATAAATAATAATGGTATTGTTTTAAAATTAATTTAATTTTTAAGGGGGTGAAAATTTTAATTATGCAAAAATTTATCGCATCTTTATTTGTTGCCGCAGCTTTGATGTTTAGCGCAAGCGCTGTTTTTGCCGCATCGGGGGCATCGCTTTTTAGCTCCGAAGGCTGCATTGCCTGCCACACCATTAACGGAGAAGGCGGTTCAGTAGGGCCTGATCTATCGCATGTCGGGAGCAAAAGAAGCCTTTCATGGATTAAGACCCAAATAACCGATCCCTCCGCTCATTTTGCGGATGGAAGTTCCGTTACGATTGACGGCAAATCCTATATGGCAATTATGCCAGGGCATAAGCATATGGAAGCGTCAGACCTTAACGCATTGGCGGAATATCTTGAATCTTTAAAATAAACCTTTTATCTACCTCTTTTTAATTCGATATGCGCGGCTTAACTTAATCGGTTTTTATATTTTTGGCTTAATTGTTAATAAATCTATTTTGAAATATGTACAATAAATTAAGTTTGCATATATTACAATTAAAATAAAAAAAGGAGGTAAAAAAAATTGATGTTTAAAGTTAAAAAGTTTGTTTTGATGTCGGTTATTTTTCTAAGCGTGTCGGCATTTGGGATTTCGGCATACGCGTATAGCGGGGTATCGCT
The Candidatus Acidulodesulfobacterium ferriphilum genome window above contains:
- a CDS encoding prepilin peptidase, with the translated sequence MVFNSFEPVNFLFSHNSFFLITVFLLFIGLSIGSFLNVVIFRLPVKLSIIYPPSKCPDCGSKIKFYDNIPVLSYIILSGKCRKCGHKISPVYPMVELLTALIFYSLFIKYFYNAYFFYKINILNIDYFKDYLWARLDYFITYSIFVFILIPIAFIDLFHQIIPDILNVLTIILGFVLNILLLHKSFLFPLYGFLGAGLFFYFIAFFYEIIKKREGLGGGDIKLIAGIGSFIGLPGAIFTIFAGSVFALIGFFIAFIFFNSYSNKKIPFGPFLSLAAVLYAFYGRNLLNLYIGLIKK
- a CDS encoding GGDEF domain-containing protein, with protein sequence MRKQWYYSAFFAIIIIQFLIELGLIFINFDLLSAYNSIKKQYNIIGAINPFVLIYKNTLNAVFIGLFLASILLILTLSAFILAVRFKDNIFDNNNYLENEAFTDGLTGLYNRRYFDSFYENIFAQSYRYDIPHSLIMCDIDYFKKINDTYGHDKGDIVLKEVSDVLKNNIRKSDIAVRFGGEEFIVCLPSTDIANAVDVARKIKQMISKIRTKDIKKVTISMGVAFYKKEFGNESKDMLKHLDNLLYEAKNRGRNRIISGDHQGSIIEVEENPWADE
- a CDS encoding chemotaxis signal transduction protein CheV, which encodes MANHSNNGASSINPGHDILEVGQNRMELVDFRLFSVNENGEEKEGVYGINVAKVIEIIKMPADISETPNTSEFVEGMFNLRGSVVPLVNLPKWMGIAEPEELDRKNFKVIITEFNRVKVGFVVHETTKIRRVSWNDISAPELSSVSSEGSKVTGIIKVENDELLLLLDFESIVDELGFYSKENKEIDIEKREYDEDKTILIIDDSSSARKIINNALIKEGFKTVTTFNGKAALDAVYEDKYKFDAIICDVEMPVMDGYTFTKTMKSDDKYKSIPIIMHSSLSGAENSTKGISAGADFYVVKFDPIEFINTLKKALG
- a CDS encoding peptidoglycan-binding protein, translated to MPSSSFAMNKSKVAAKPAPKKVVVKKAVKSLPVATIKAAQQALSKDGLYKGKIDGMIGPMTTNAVKAFQKKEGLKVDGIIGPKTLKALGVK
- the bioD gene encoding dethiobiotin synthase, translated to MPNKTFFITGIDTNIGKTFVSLLLLLAFQQKGLNAGYMKPVETGVKINKAGSKNYLDGRRLKDEGGLLANLEIITPYTFQSPLSPYAASKIEDKTICIKEILFKFYELNRMYDYMIVEGAGGMLVPLKKNHFVIDIARYIDAGVILVTKAGLGMINHTLLNIEYAKSHEIKISGIIINNALNENDESVLSNKKTLLEYTDVPILGDIPYLRTEKDLNLKNRDLLKELASKYIDIENILG
- a CDS encoding aminotransferase class I/II-fold pyridoxal phosphate-dependent enzyme, whose translation is MKFEFSERLNKLPVYLFAEIDKLKAQVKARGVDIISFGIGDPDLSTPKTIVDILKKESGIDINQKYPSYEGLLKFRESVANWYNKKFGVSLDPETEVLSLIGSKEGIGHLPLAFINPGDVVLVPDPGYPVYKAGTIFAGGIPYIMSLREDNDFLPDFSDIPPDVLKKAKLMFLNYPNNPTSARADRHFFNEIVKFAKENDIIVAHDFAYSEVYTGERGNDSFLSAHGAKDIGIEFHSLSKTFNMTGFRIGFAVGNKDILHGLGAVKTNLDSGVFQAIQLAGAYGLDNELDTIRDNNIIYRKRREILVAGLEELGYEVYKSDATFYVWAHVPRTGMTSKEFAISLLNETGIIITPGSGFGDFGEGYVRFSLTINEDRIREALLRMGL